In Nostoc sp. CENA543, a single genomic region encodes these proteins:
- a CDS encoding leucyl aminopeptidase: MAIQLSDKPLLEWAGDTLAIALFEEAVELTGELATLDGQFAGILKEVIAEEEFTGKANSTVFTRVSGASPVKKIILVGLGKADNLKLETLRRTAAAVGKVAKKQKSKVLGLSFPLWNNDPTATVQALAEGVQLALYQDIRFKSDPEDKASQVETIEFLGFAGQEAAITKANQIVSGVILARQLVAAPANTVTPITMAETAQQIAQDHGLHLEILEQADCEKLGMGAFLGVAQASDLPPKFIHLTYKPEGTPKRKLGIIGKGLTFDSGGLNIKGAGSGIETMKIDMGGAAATLGAAKAIAQLKPDAEVHFISAVTENMISGHAMHPGDILTASNGKTIEVNNTDAEGRLTLADALVFADKLGLDAIVDLATLTGACVIALGDDIAGLYSPDDALAKQLEQASATSGEKIWRMPMEDKYFEGLKSGIADMKNTGPRPGGSITAALFLKQFVKDTAWAHLDIAGPVWADKDNGYNNTGATGFGVRMLVDWVLETGE; the protein is encoded by the coding sequence ATGGCAATTCAACTAAGTGACAAGCCTTTACTAGAGTGGGCAGGAGATACGCTAGCGATCGCACTATTTGAAGAAGCGGTAGAGTTAACAGGGGAACTCGCAACTTTAGATGGGCAGTTTGCTGGCATTTTAAAAGAAGTCATTGCCGAAGAAGAATTTACAGGGAAAGCCAACAGCACCGTTTTTACCCGCGTCAGTGGTGCTAGTCCAGTTAAAAAAATCATTTTGGTGGGTTTAGGAAAAGCCGATAACCTCAAATTAGAAACCCTGAGACGGACGGCTGCGGCTGTCGGCAAAGTCGCCAAAAAACAAAAAAGTAAAGTTTTAGGCTTGAGTTTTCCCTTGTGGAACAATGATCCAACCGCCACTGTACAAGCACTGGCTGAAGGCGTACAACTAGCCCTATACCAAGATATCCGCTTTAAATCAGACCCAGAAGATAAAGCCTCACAGGTCGAGACTATCGAATTTCTGGGTTTTGCTGGCCAAGAAGCTGCCATTACCAAAGCCAATCAAATTGTTTCCGGCGTGATTTTAGCCAGACAACTAGTAGCCGCACCAGCCAACACCGTAACACCAATTACGATGGCAGAAACAGCCCAACAAATTGCCCAAGACCACGGTTTGCATCTGGAAATTCTAGAACAAGCCGACTGTGAAAAATTGGGGATGGGTGCTTTTTTAGGTGTGGCGCAAGCTTCTGATTTACCACCGAAATTTATTCACCTCACCTACAAACCAGAAGGCACACCTAAACGAAAATTAGGAATCATCGGTAAAGGTTTAACTTTTGATTCCGGTGGATTGAATATCAAAGGAGCAGGTAGCGGCATCGAAACCATGAAAATTGATATGGGTGGTGCAGCCGCAACTTTAGGCGCAGCCAAAGCGATCGCCCAACTCAAACCTGATGCTGAAGTTCACTTTATTTCAGCCGTTACCGAAAACATGATTAGCGGTCACGCTATGCACCCAGGAGACATCCTTACTGCATCTAACGGCAAAACTATCGAAGTTAATAACACCGATGCTGAAGGACGTTTAACTTTAGCAGATGCTTTAGTTTTTGCTGACAAATTAGGCTTAGATGCCATTGTCGATTTAGCCACCCTGACTGGTGCCTGTGTCATTGCCTTGGGTGACGACATTGCCGGGTTGTACTCTCCTGATGATGCTTTAGCCAAACAGCTAGAGCAAGCCTCAGCCACTTCAGGCGAAAAAATTTGGCGAATGCCAATGGAAGACAAATATTTTGAAGGCTTAAAATCCGGTATTGCCGACATGAAAAACACCGGCCCCCGTCCTGGTGGTTCAATTACCGCCGCCTTATTCCTCAAACAGTTCGTCAAAGACACAGCCTGGGCGCACTTAGACATAGCCGGGCCAGTTTGGGCAGACAAAGACAACGGCTACAACAACACCGGCGCAACCGGCTTTGGCGTGAGAATGTTGGTTGATTGGGTACTGGAGACTGGGGAATAG